The following are encoded in a window of Chryseobacterium sp. genomic DNA:
- a CDS encoding CorA family divalent cation transporter, translated as MPFTSVFRNSQCEWIDVEAPDLTDLDFLHSKFGIDMMLLEDTVDPDHLPKYEESGEIRFILMRENTDAERQNLGGISDVSTKLSVFLLPGKIITVHRLRTATVTDTLEEISAKDSAEIVTAENILLLLALKVMKSYNDEYSALMQILDGLEREVFLKRTVNNELLRELYLLKRKSSLNARLLSMSAEWIHRFRGLKLKPVQIADLNDKYTDVNSDFDHLSAEVNSLISMFLALSDQRANRVMKLLTQFSVYFLPITFIAGVYGMNFRYMPELQSPYGYVLTLAGMGLVVLIIYMYMLRKRW; from the coding sequence ATGCCCTTTACTTCCGTTTTCAGAAACAGCCAATGCGAATGGATCGATGTAGAAGCGCCTGATTTGACCGACCTTGATTTTCTGCATTCAAAGTTTGGCATAGACATGATGCTGCTGGAAGATACGGTGGATCCGGACCACCTTCCTAAATATGAGGAGAGCGGGGAAATCAGATTTATTCTCATGCGGGAGAATACTGATGCCGAAAGACAAAACCTGGGCGGCATCAGTGATGTTTCCACAAAACTTAGTGTTTTCCTGCTGCCGGGCAAAATTATCACTGTGCACCGTTTGAGGACAGCTACTGTAACTGATACTCTTGAGGAAATTTCTGCCAAAGACAGTGCAGAGATAGTGACCGCAGAAAATATTCTGCTGTTATTGGCCCTGAAGGTGATGAAAAGCTACAATGATGAATACAGTGCGCTGATGCAGATCCTGGACGGACTGGAACGAGAGGTATTTCTCAAGCGCACCGTAAATAATGAGTTGCTTCGCGAACTCTACCTATTGAAACGGAAATCCAGCCTGAACGCACGCCTGCTCAGTATGTCGGCTGAATGGATACACAGATTCCGCGGGCTGAAGCTTAAACCTGTACAGATAGCCGATTTGAATGATAAATACACCGATGTAAACTCAGACTTTGATCATCTGAGTGCAGAAGTAAACAGCCTGATCTCCATGTTTTTGGCACTCAGTGACCAGAGAGCCAACCGTGTGATGAAACTGCTGACCCAGTTTTCAGTCTACTTCCTTCCCATCACTTTTATCGCGGGTGTTTACGGTATGAATTTCAGGTATATGCCGGAACTGCAGAGTCCGTATGGTTATGTCCTTACACTTGCAGGCATGGGTCTGGTGGTGCTGATCATCTATATGTATATGCTCAGGAAACGCTGGTAA
- the pruA gene encoding L-glutamate gamma-semialdehyde dehydrogenase, which yields MSKAISQVPFAVNEPVRSYEPGSPEVKSLIATYKEMWKEKFEIPMIIDGKEVKTEDKVQLQSPQDHQHDFGFYYKGDMQHVDQAIKSALAARQQWNDLGWEQRAAIFLKAADLIAGPYRDRLNAATMIGQSKNVHQAEIDAACEFIDFLRFNVEFMTEMYGEQPVSDSGIWNRAEYRPLEGFCFAVTPFNFTAISGNLPTCMAMLGNVVVWKPSDKQVLSAKIIMDILHEAGLPAGVINMIFTPGKETAEKVLAHRDFAGLHFTGSTSVFQSMWKQIGNNIENYRTYPRIVGETGGKDFIMVHPSANVQEVATAMVRGAFEYQGQKCSAASRAYIPKSLWNEVKEVVGAQLKTVKMGSPEDPSNFVNAVIDKNSFDKCKGYIERAEQAADAEVIFGGKCDDSKGWFVEPTVILTENPKYESVCEEIFGPILSVYVYDDANWAETLKLVDETSPYSLTGSIFAKDRYAIAEAYKALENAAGNFYINDKPTGAVVGQQPFGGARASGTNDKAGSKMNLLRWVSVRSVKETFVTPKDYKYPYLG from the coding sequence ATGTCAAAAGCCATTTCGCAGGTTCCGTTTGCTGTAAACGAGCCGGTTAGATCCTATGAGCCGGGCTCTCCGGAAGTAAAATCCCTGATCGCAACCTATAAGGAAATGTGGAAGGAGAAATTTGAAATCCCAATGATCATAGACGGCAAAGAGGTGAAAACCGAAGACAAGGTTCAGCTTCAGTCGCCGCAGGACCATCAGCATGATTTCGGCTTCTATTATAAAGGGGATATGCAGCATGTGGATCAGGCCATCAAAAGTGCCCTGGCTGCACGCCAACAGTGGAACGACCTGGGCTGGGAACAGCGCGCCGCCATCTTCCTGAAGGCCGCCGACCTTATTGCCGGACCTTACAGAGACCGTTTGAACGCGGCTACCATGATTGGCCAGTCCAAGAATGTGCACCAGGCTGAGATTGATGCTGCCTGTGAGTTTATTGACTTCCTGCGCTTCAACGTGGAGTTTATGACCGAAATGTATGGCGAGCAGCCGGTTTCCGACAGCGGAATCTGGAACAGGGCAGAGTACCGTCCGCTGGAAGGTTTCTGCTTTGCCGTAACTCCGTTTAACTTTACCGCGATCTCCGGAAACCTGCCTACATGTATGGCCATGCTTGGAAATGTGGTGGTTTGGAAACCTTCCGACAAGCAGGTGCTTTCTGCAAAAATCATCATGGATATCCTGCACGAAGCCGGACTGCCGGCCGGTGTCATCAACATGATCTTTACACCGGGTAAGGAAACTGCCGAGAAAGTACTGGCGCACCGCGATTTTGCCGGACTGCACTTTACAGGTTCTACGTCTGTATTCCAGAGCATGTGGAAACAGATCGGTAATAATATTGAAAACTACAGAACCTACCCGCGAATCGTGGGCGAGACCGGTGGTAAGGATTTCATCATGGTTCACCCGTCCGCAAACGTGCAGGAAGTGGCTACGGCTATGGTTAGAGGTGCCTTTGAATATCAGGGCCAGAAATGTTCAGCAGCTTCGCGTGCCTACATCCCGAAATCCCTTTGGAATGAAGTTAAGGAAGTGGTGGGTGCTCAGCTGAAAACAGTGAAGATGGGTTCTCCTGAAGATCCTTCCAACTTTGTTAATGCTGTGATCGACAAAAATTCATTCGACAAATGCAAAGGCTATATTGAAAGAGCAGAGCAGGCGGCAGATGCTGAAGTGATCTTTGGCGGTAAATGCGACGATTCCAAAGGCTGGTTTGTAGAGCCAACCGTCATCCTTACTGAAAACCCAAAGTACGAATCCGTTTGTGAGGAGATCTTCGGGCCAATCCTTTCTGTATATGTGTATGATGATGCCAACTGGGCTGAAACCCTTAAACTTGTTGACGAGACTTCACCATATTCACTTACAGGTTCCATCTTTGCAAAAGACCGTTACGCGATTGCTGAAGCTTACAAAGCCCTGGAAAACGCAGCCGGTAACTTCTACATCAACGACAAGCCAACCGGTGCCGTTGTAGGTCAGCAGCCGTTTGGTGGTGCACGTGCCTCCGGGACGAACGACAAGGCCGGTTCCAAGATGAACCTTTTGCGCTGGGTTTCTGTACGCTCCGTAAAGGAAACTTTCGTTACTCCAAAAGACTACAAATATCCTTATCTGGGTTAG
- a CDS encoding patatin-like phospholipase family protein, with the protein MKTDQLNQLLQDNTLNRESRAMLTAMHERLSAKEYSDILDAQGNQYINFVQEGGGVWGTALVGYLYALETFGIRFLRIAGTSAGAINTILIAALGDRSRNKSSAIKDVLFNWNFVDFMDGKSIVRTMAGILLKNPKLLKRSVYLLVLLLLIIIFFPVVTLFRPFSIWFYLVPLTILVIVALGVRYYYDLFRKNRVGLNPGHAFERKLKQTLDHFGIKTVEELNAVYNKKGAELNLNYRFGNTSEYYFNALNHVEEIHAEKAASIDENRYRTFLETMKNTELYKNNPFMLLRSDYTVITTDINSRIKVEFPKMADLYWTHKDICDISPAKFVRASMAVPYFFEPMVHRINRSEPEIISAWKFRLNADPKGVFDEAVFIDGGSISNFPIDIFHESDIFYPRIPVFGVRLTDSSEAGAENGLGSKEILKGPGSYLMNIFDTLRGYNDKTFLTKYTFYSKHSIQTVDCSPSSWLNFFMKDAEKTELFNKGFRAGLEFLDRFDWEKYKTERMLVALKERKILKDENEPTVG; encoded by the coding sequence ATGAAAACTGACCAGCTGAACCAGCTGCTGCAGGACAATACGCTCAACCGGGAATCGAGGGCTATGCTTACCGCGATGCATGAACGTTTGTCGGCAAAGGAATATTCGGATATACTGGATGCTCAGGGTAATCAGTATATCAATTTTGTCCAGGAGGGCGGCGGTGTGTGGGGTACCGCTCTGGTGGGCTATCTTTATGCCCTCGAGACTTTCGGTATACGCTTCCTGAGGATTGCCGGAACGAGTGCGGGCGCCATTAACACTATTCTTATAGCCGCACTGGGTGACCGATCCCGAAATAAAAGTTCTGCGATAAAGGATGTTCTTTTTAACTGGAATTTTGTTGATTTTATGGACGGTAAATCCATTGTGCGCACGATGGCCGGCATTCTGCTTAAAAATCCAAAACTGCTTAAGCGGAGCGTGTATTTATTGGTTCTCCTTCTACTTATTATCATATTTTTCCCCGTAGTCACGCTGTTCCGTCCGTTCTCCATCTGGTTTTATCTTGTACCGCTTACCATACTCGTCATTGTCGCTCTCGGGGTGCGCTATTATTATGACCTCTTCCGCAAAAACCGTGTCGGTCTTAATCCAGGTCATGCTTTTGAGCGCAAACTGAAACAGACACTGGATCATTTCGGTATAAAGACCGTGGAAGAACTTAATGCGGTCTATAATAAGAAAGGCGCGGAACTTAATCTTAATTACCGTTTTGGCAATACTTCAGAATATTATTTTAACGCCCTGAATCATGTGGAAGAAATCCATGCTGAAAAAGCCGCTTCCATCGACGAAAACCGGTACCGGACTTTTCTTGAAACTATGAAGAATACCGAGCTGTATAAAAACAATCCGTTTATGCTGCTGCGGTCCGACTATACTGTCATAACCACTGACATTAATTCCCGGATTAAGGTAGAATTTCCGAAGATGGCTGATCTTTACTGGACACACAAAGACATCTGCGATATAAGCCCCGCTAAATTCGTAAGGGCCTCGATGGCTGTTCCCTATTTTTTTGAGCCCATGGTGCATAGGATTAACCGCAGCGAGCCGGAAATTATCAGCGCCTGGAAATTCAGGCTGAATGCCGATCCGAAAGGAGTGTTTGACGAAGCCGTGTTCATAGATGGCGGCAGCATTTCCAATTTCCCTATAGATATTTTTCACGAAAGTGATATTTTTTATCCCAGAATTCCTGTATTCGGCGTGCGGCTGACGGACAGCAGTGAGGCGGGTGCCGAAAATGGTCTGGGAAGTAAAGAAATACTTAAAGGTCCGGGAAGTTACCTGATGAATATTTTTGATACACTGCGCGGTTATAATGACAAAACTTTCCTTACTAAATACACCTTCTACAGCAAACACAGCATCCAGACGGTAGACTGCAGTCCAAGCAGCTGGCTTAACTTCTTTATGAAGGATGCGGAAAAGACTGAACTGTTTAACAAAGGTTTTCGGGCCGGTCTCGAATTTCTGGACCGTTTCGACTGGGAGAAATATAAAACCGAAAGAATGCTGGTCGCACTTAAGGAAAGAAAAATCCTTAAAGATGAAAATGAACCCACAGTAGGATAG
- a CDS encoding ATP-binding protein, which translates to MDWDLIAGQQMLKDQLKKSIQNQRISHAQLFLGKEGYGTLPLALAYAAEILEQEKPTAAQRVSHLNHVDLHFSFPVFTANRSSLSQQFFYQFREMILANPYSSFDDWSSFLESENKQLFISADEVEEQNKKFALKSFEGGSKILIIWRADKLNVPASNKLLKFLEEPPEKTVILLTAENADDLLPTILSRTQLVQVPRLSDTELGEYLSKNFQMSEDRQKSVIHQSQGNLNTALKLMQQEGSTEFEELFVQWVRDAFQVKKRPEFLKNIILWARSIAGWNREKQKNFLEYCAEMFRMAMIQNYGAQELVHKKIESGSFNWDSFSKFIHGANIESIITEINEADYHLQRNANPRIVWTDLGIKLSRYIHKTA; encoded by the coding sequence ATGGATTGGGACCTTATTGCCGGACAGCAAATGCTGAAGGATCAGCTCAAAAAAAGTATACAGAATCAACGCATCAGCCATGCCCAATTGTTTTTGGGCAAAGAAGGATATGGCACCCTGCCGCTGGCGCTGGCGTATGCCGCAGAAATCCTGGAGCAGGAAAAGCCTACTGCGGCGCAGCGTGTATCGCATCTTAACCATGTGGACCTCCACTTCAGCTTTCCCGTTTTTACAGCGAACAGGTCTTCACTGTCCCAACAGTTCTTTTATCAGTTCAGGGAAATGATACTTGCCAATCCATACTCCAGTTTTGATGACTGGAGCAGTTTTTTGGAGTCCGAGAACAAACAGCTTTTTATCTCGGCCGATGAAGTTGAGGAGCAGAATAAAAAATTCGCCCTAAAAAGTTTTGAAGGCGGCAGTAAGATACTTATTATCTGGCGCGCCGATAAACTGAACGTTCCTGCCTCCAACAAGCTGCTCAAGTTTTTGGAAGAACCGCCGGAAAAGACAGTAATCCTTCTCACAGCCGAAAATGCTGATGATTTACTGCCTACTATCCTGTCGCGTACACAGTTGGTTCAGGTTCCCCGCCTGTCGGACACCGAGTTGGGTGAATATCTGTCAAAGAACTTCCAAATGTCAGAAGACCGGCAGAAATCAGTCATTCACCAGTCGCAGGGCAACCTTAACACCGCCTTAAAACTGATGCAGCAGGAAGGCAGCACCGAATTTGAGGAACTCTTCGTGCAGTGGGTACGCGATGCTTTTCAGGTAAAGAAAAGACCGGAATTCCTGAAGAACATCATTCTTTGGGCACGTTCCATTGCCGGCTGGAACCGGGAAAAGCAAAAAAATTTCCTGGAGTACTGCGCTGAGATGTTCCGCATGGCCATGATACAAAACTACGGGGCACAGGAACTTGTGCACAAAAAAATTGAGTCCGGTAGTTTTAACTGGGACAGCTTCAGCAAATTCATTCATGGCGCAAATATCGAAAGCATCATTACCGAAATAAATGAAGCCGACTATCACCTTCAGCGCAATGCCAATCCACGGATTGTGTGGACGGACCTGGGGATCAAACTATCACGCTACATCCATAAAACTGCGTAA
- a CDS encoding 3-oxoacyl-ACP synthase III family protein — protein MIKSIIKGVGHYVPENIVTNDDLSKLMTTSDEWITERTGIKQRHHREERNDPEETTAYLGFKASQKALENAGMTAQDIDYIIFATLSPDYYFPGSGVVLQDLLGCGTIGALDVRNQCSGFVYAMSVAHAFLKSGIYKNILVVGAEIHSFGLDFSNEGRGVSVIFGDGAGAVILSASEDENAGDILSVNMHSEGKYAEELCTLFPGTKYGWSDRMRLEPESITSREIYPIMNGNFVFKHAVTRFPETITEALKKAGKTIDDLDMFIPHQANLRIAQFVQQKMGLPDDKIFNNIQKYGNTTAASIPIALSEAIEQNRIKRGDLVCLSAFGSGFTWGSVLFQY, from the coding sequence ATGATCAAAAGTATCATAAAGGGCGTAGGTCATTATGTCCCCGAAAATATAGTCACCAATGACGACCTCTCCAAACTGATGACCACCAGTGATGAGTGGATTACCGAAAGAACCGGAATCAAGCAGCGCCACCACAGGGAAGAACGCAATGATCCTGAGGAAACTACGGCGTACCTGGGTTTCAAGGCATCACAAAAAGCCCTTGAAAATGCAGGAATGACTGCCCAGGATATTGATTATATTATATTTGCTACCCTCTCTCCTGATTACTATTTCCCGGGCAGCGGTGTGGTATTGCAGGACCTTCTGGGCTGCGGAACCATCGGCGCGCTGGATGTACGTAACCAGTGTTCGGGCTTCGTATATGCCATGAGTGTGGCTCATGCCTTCCTGAAGTCCGGTATCTACAAAAATATCCTGGTCGTAGGCGCGGAAATCCATTCCTTCGGACTTGATTTTTCCAATGAAGGCCGTGGCGTTTCTGTGATTTTTGGCGACGGTGCCGGTGCCGTAATCCTTTCCGCTTCCGAGGATGAGAACGCCGGTGATATCCTTTCTGTAAATATGCATTCTGAAGGAAAATATGCCGAGGAACTTTGCACGCTGTTCCCCGGCACCAAGTACGGCTGGAGCGACCGCATGCGTCTGGAGCCGGAAAGTATCACCAGCCGTGAAATCTACCCTATTATGAACGGTAATTTTGTTTTTAAACACGCCGTTACCCGTTTTCCGGAAACCATTACTGAAGCGTTGAAAAAAGCCGGCAAAACCATTGACGACCTGGACATGTTTATCCCTCACCAGGCCAACCTCAGGATTGCCCAGTTCGTGCAGCAAAAAATGGGACTGCCCGACGATAAAATATTCAACAATATCCAGAAGTATGGAAATACCACCGCGGCTTCCATCCCGATCGCGCTCAGCGAAGCCATTGAGCAGAACCGAATAAAGCGCGGCGACCTGGTTTGCCTGTCCGCCTTTGGCAGCGGTTTTACCTGGGGCAGCGTGTTGTTTCAGTACTAA